One Phycisphaeraceae bacterium DNA window includes the following coding sequences:
- the folP gene encoding dihydropteroate synthase, producing MSDPRLVRWSLGAERFLDLRPGAPCLMAIINVTPDSFSDGGLALDPARAIHLAEEAIHEGAAIIDIGGESTRPGAQAVADDEQICRVEPVIRGLRSRSDVIISVDTTQAAVAAAALDAGADIINDTSGGLDDPMLLPLVAARRCGVVLMHRRSAPAQEAWSHELLSDASRGARSIVERVRQALDGRLRAAREKGIHPEQIVLDPGLGFGKSVDENLELLHRLPEFASLGRPLLIGASRKSFIGAVTGVEKPSERRAGSIAAAVLAALGGAAILRVHEVAPHREAMSLLPGHEKCSRQVAAERVGDRPR from the coding sequence ATGAGCGATCCGCGCCTCGTGCGATGGTCACTTGGCGCGGAGCGCTTCCTCGACCTGCGTCCCGGGGCACCGTGCCTCATGGCCATCATCAATGTGACGCCCGACAGCTTCTCCGATGGTGGGCTTGCGCTCGATCCGGCGCGGGCCATTCACCTCGCGGAAGAGGCCATTCATGAAGGCGCCGCCATCATCGACATTGGTGGTGAGAGCACGCGGCCGGGTGCTCAAGCGGTCGCCGACGATGAGCAGATCTGCCGCGTGGAGCCGGTGATCCGCGGGCTGCGGAGTCGGAGCGATGTGATCATCAGTGTCGACACCACGCAAGCGGCGGTGGCCGCTGCGGCGCTTGATGCAGGCGCCGACATCATCAATGACACGAGCGGCGGGCTGGATGACCCGATGCTCCTTCCGCTGGTGGCTGCTCGGCGCTGCGGTGTTGTCCTCATGCATCGGCGATCGGCACCGGCCCAGGAAGCGTGGAGCCACGAGCTCTTGAGCGACGCGTCGCGCGGTGCTCGGTCCATCGTCGAGCGTGTGCGACAGGCGCTCGACGGGCGCCTCCGCGCCGCGCGTGAGAAGGGCATCCACCCGGAACAGATTGTGCTCGACCCCGGACTCGGCTTCGGGAAGAGCGTGGATGAGAATCTCGAACTGCTGCATCGACTTCCTGAGTTCGCGTCGCTCGGCCGACCGCTGCTGATCGGCGCAAGTCGCAAGAGCTTCATCGGCGCCGTGACCGGTGTCGAGAAGCCATCGGAACGACGCGCGGGGTCGATTGCGGCTGCCGTGTTGGCAGCCTTGGGCGGGGCGGCGATTCTGCGAGTCCATGAGGTTGCCCCTCATCGGGAGGCCATGAGCCTGCTGCCCGGGCACGAGAAATGCAGCCGTCAGGTCGCCGCGGAGCGCGTCGGCGATCGTCCCCGATGA
- the trxA gene encoding thioredoxin, whose amino-acid sequence MAGTSTLTFTDANFDKEVLQSNVPVLVDFWAEWCGPCRAIAPSIDEIAQEFEGRAKVGKLDIDSNQQIALKFGIQSIPTLLIFKGGQVAQKLVGGRPKKQIADAVASVL is encoded by the coding sequence ATGGCCGGCACTTCGACACTGACCTTCACCGATGCGAACTTCGACAAGGAAGTTCTTCAGAGCAATGTTCCCGTTCTCGTTGACTTCTGGGCGGAGTGGTGCGGACCCTGTCGGGCCATCGCGCCGTCGATCGACGAGATCGCCCAGGAGTTCGAGGGCCGCGCGAAGGTCGGCAAGTTGGACATCGACTCGAACCAGCAGATCGCGCTGAAATTCGGCATCCAGTCGATCCCCACGCTGCTGATCTTCAAGGGCGGACAGGTCGCCCAGAAGCTGGTTGGCGGCCGGCCGAAGAAGCAGATCGCCGACGCCGTCGCCAGCGTGCTCTGA
- a CDS encoding CRTAC1 family protein, producing MTWTGLLAILLGAQLVAPLSPVPSASMSARSAVSPSNESSGSPIATPRDEAPQPRFIEVSRQVGLSGVNAARVSVADLNGDGRPDLIVQRTEVWLLRSAPEDEPGFRFERVESGLDDPGSDGVVIFADLDGDGVLDAVASRSMGATWWQPGRGDGSFQAPREIAAARPGTVAAMAAGDIDRDGRTDVLIGRWYRAYGSSLDAFPADLLLNRAAPSGAPEFVRTALPEDDAEFTEALDAGGRPLYGVLIAEVLDRSIAPPPQLLMLAYGRRWNRLYVGSTEGWRDEAPALGLDGDAERSGAYPEWLRERARTDPRFDRKDELPFRANGNTFDAAIGDLDGDGAFDLVIAEITHAWAGPSSDRTRTLLQLGGRFVAEPEWCLDRIPPNDSPDARRWNQGDLFVEVADLDLDGRLDVILASGDYPDPPPFDERLRIFMQVDVDEGAESPRRLIDRTAELGIDHPGCGQIAWADFDGDGRIDLVAGQSFTRFTPEMIAAAGGTPQLRIFLNRASSSNEMTTESSAKSASPPSDGGANEHRELDRSAPGSALPSPRTIDPSALIVRLKGDPSLGIATTPHGAIVEVRQVRGDGREHLQKRQLAGPGGHAGKQSEALIVFGLEPDRPLQLRVTWPSTPPRQDAWIAIESAGQSITISPDPP from the coding sequence ATGACATGGACGGGACTGCTGGCGATTCTGCTTGGCGCTCAACTCGTCGCTCCGTTGAGTCCCGTTCCAAGCGCGTCGATGAGCGCCCGGTCGGCTGTCTCGCCCAGCAACGAATCGAGCGGCTCTCCCATCGCGACGCCGCGAGATGAGGCGCCCCAACCGCGATTCATCGAGGTTTCGCGGCAGGTCGGCCTGAGCGGGGTCAACGCGGCGCGCGTCTCCGTGGCCGACCTCAATGGGGACGGTCGCCCCGATCTCATCGTGCAGCGCACGGAAGTGTGGCTGCTCCGCTCGGCGCCAGAGGACGAGCCTGGGTTTCGATTCGAGCGGGTCGAGTCCGGTCTTGACGACCCCGGTTCTGATGGCGTGGTCATCTTCGCGGACCTCGATGGCGATGGCGTGCTCGATGCCGTCGCTTCGCGCTCCATGGGCGCCACTTGGTGGCAGCCGGGACGAGGCGATGGAAGCTTCCAAGCGCCCCGCGAGATCGCAGCCGCGCGACCTGGCACCGTGGCGGCGATGGCCGCGGGCGACATCGATCGCGATGGTCGCACCGATGTGCTGATCGGGCGCTGGTATCGCGCCTATGGAAGTTCGCTGGACGCCTTCCCGGCGGACCTGCTTCTCAACCGTGCCGCACCGAGCGGCGCGCCTGAGTTCGTTCGCACGGCACTGCCCGAAGATGACGCCGAGTTCACGGAAGCGCTCGATGCAGGCGGCCGACCGCTCTATGGAGTGCTGATCGCGGAAGTGCTCGATCGATCGATCGCTCCGCCACCGCAACTCCTGATGCTCGCGTACGGACGCCGCTGGAATCGTCTCTATGTGGGCTCGACGGAGGGGTGGCGTGATGAAGCGCCGGCGCTCGGCCTCGATGGCGATGCAGAGCGCTCGGGCGCCTACCCGGAGTGGCTGCGTGAGCGGGCTCGCACCGATCCTCGCTTTGATCGCAAGGATGAACTCCCCTTCCGTGCCAACGGCAACACCTTCGACGCCGCCATCGGCGACCTCGACGGTGATGGCGCGTTTGATCTTGTCATCGCCGAGATCACGCATGCGTGGGCGGGTCCTTCGAGTGACCGCACGCGCACGCTGCTCCAGCTCGGCGGGCGCTTCGTGGCGGAGCCTGAGTGGTGCCTCGATCGCATTCCTCCAAACGACTCGCCCGACGCGCGACGCTGGAACCAGGGCGACCTCTTCGTGGAGGTTGCCGACCTCGATCTCGACGGGCGTCTTGATGTCATTCTGGCCAGTGGCGACTACCCCGATCCTCCGCCCTTCGATGAGCGGCTTCGGATCTTCATGCAGGTCGATGTCGACGAAGGCGCCGAGTCTCCGCGGCGCCTGATCGACCGAACTGCGGAACTCGGCATCGATCACCCGGGCTGCGGCCAGATCGCCTGGGCCGACTTCGATGGCGACGGTCGCATCGACCTCGTGGCCGGACAGAGCTTCACGAGATTCACACCTGAGATGATCGCGGCGGCTGGAGGAACGCCACAGCTTCGGATCTTCCTGAATCGAGCGAGTTCCTCGAATGAGATGACCACCGAGAGTTCGGCGAAGAGTGCGTCACCGCCGAGCGATGGAGGCGCGAATGAGCATCGTGAGCTTGATCGAAGCGCGCCGGGCTCCGCACTCCCGTCGCCGCGCACCATCGATCCAAGCGCACTCATCGTGCGACTCAAGGGCGATCCTTCGCTCGGCATTGCCACGACTCCGCATGGCGCGATCGTCGAGGTGCGCCAGGTTCGGGGTGATGGTCGCGAACACCTTCAGAAACGGCAGCTCGCCGGACCCGGCGGACACGCGGGGAAGCAGTCGGAAGCGCTGATCGTGTTCGGGCTCGAGCCCGATCGCCCCCTGCAACTTCGAGTGACATGGCCATCGACTCCGCCTCGGCAGGACGCATGGATCGCCATTGAAAGCGCCGGTCAGTCCATCACGATCTCACCGGACCCGCCATGA
- a CDS encoding rhomboid family intramembrane serine protease: MSPLDTMERWLRPVAMPYLAAVIAGAQMVMWLWVLISAPSTPGALLDPITLVPSQVMAGEWWRLLTFLAVPPNVHPLWLALMWLCLVAIGSELERGWGTARFNLYLLIGWLATCAAAFARPDQSTTNGFILLSVFLAYATLFPEATFRLFLIIPVKAKWMALFTWIVLGIGFVLGDGAAKLAILASVANWSAFFLPMVIRRTRSRTVQAARRAVPKKREPFHRCVVCGKNDLSHPELEFRYCDKCEGAPGYCLEHLATHQHIRREAPLHTP, from the coding sequence ATGAGCCCGCTCGACACCATGGAACGCTGGCTGCGTCCCGTTGCCATGCCCTACCTGGCGGCGGTGATTGCCGGTGCACAGATGGTGATGTGGCTTTGGGTGCTGATCAGCGCACCGTCGACGCCCGGCGCGCTGCTCGATCCGATCACGCTCGTGCCGTCGCAAGTGATGGCGGGGGAGTGGTGGCGCCTGCTCACCTTCCTCGCCGTACCACCGAATGTGCACCCGCTCTGGCTGGCGCTGATGTGGCTCTGCCTGGTGGCAATCGGCAGCGAACTCGAGCGTGGATGGGGCACCGCGCGCTTCAATCTCTACCTTCTCATCGGGTGGCTGGCCACCTGCGCCGCCGCCTTCGCTCGACCCGATCAGTCCACGACGAACGGCTTCATCCTGCTCTCGGTCTTCCTCGCCTACGCGACGCTCTTTCCCGAAGCGACCTTCCGGCTCTTCCTCATCATTCCGGTGAAGGCGAAGTGGATGGCGCTCTTCACTTGGATCGTGCTCGGCATTGGGTTCGTTCTGGGTGATGGCGCGGCGAAGCTGGCGATCCTTGCTTCGGTGGCGAACTGGTCGGCGTTCTTCCTTCCGATGGTCATTCGACGGACTCGCAGCCGCACGGTGCAGGCGGCGCGCCGAGCCGTGCCGAAGAAGCGCGAGCCCTTCCATCGTTGCGTTGTTTGTGGAAAGAACGATCTCTCCCATCCCGAGCTCGAGTTCCGATACTGCGACAAGTGCGAGGGGGCTCCCGGGTACTGCCTTGAGCACCTCGCGACGCATCAGCACATTCGTCGCGAGGCACCGCTTCACACGCCCTGA
- a CDS encoding HD domain-containing protein: MSDFWLIPRGDAGGMRLKLEPPGPVTIGRAPGLTVTLPDRGVSRNHAVLQWSYPSGDQPGHWRLTDLGSQGGTFVNGVRLRGERSLRVESGDVIEIPPYSFELIDRSERPRSDATFALPEQIDSTNSVLAVEPEGASGLAQDQLLAILSTSNTLHQAADERSVYEILVDGVVSLTGFPNAALVRLENEGESAELLAARGQVVDRFGRPSISRSIVRRASSGPIVIRDAGFEEGPQNGTINTLHISRAICLPVEHGAVRFGFLYLDDRDSADTTRDIAAVANAAHVLVRLAALSLANLARLRMEQRLQEEQRLMFGGTMHALISAIDAKDRYTRGHSDRVSAFAALLAEQANLGTEMIERARLCGLVHDIGKIGVPESILSKPGRLTDEEFAAIAAHPQIGFDILRDIPQMREVLCGVLEHHERWDGTGYPQGKKGEEISLLGRIICLADCFDAMTSARTYRPARTIDEVLEEIRRCLGTHFDPKLGEAFLSIPIERLRPHVAPPPAPVDEVPSGETRAVPMPSPSASRSAAA, translated from the coding sequence ATGAGCGACTTTTGGCTGATTCCACGAGGCGATGCAGGGGGCATGAGGCTCAAGCTCGAGCCGCCCGGACCTGTCACCATTGGTCGGGCGCCGGGGTTGACCGTCACGCTTCCCGATCGCGGGGTCAGCCGGAATCACGCCGTGCTGCAATGGAGCTATCCGTCGGGTGATCAGCCCGGACACTGGCGCCTCACGGATCTCGGCAGCCAGGGTGGCACCTTCGTCAACGGCGTTCGACTGCGCGGCGAGCGATCGCTTCGCGTCGAGTCGGGCGATGTGATTGAGATTCCGCCCTATAGCTTTGAGCTCATCGATCGCTCGGAGCGCCCGCGCAGCGATGCGACATTCGCACTCCCGGAACAGATCGACTCCACGAACTCGGTGCTCGCCGTCGAACCGGAGGGTGCCTCCGGACTTGCTCAGGATCAGCTCCTCGCCATTCTCTCGACCAGCAACACGCTGCACCAGGCTGCGGACGAGCGTTCCGTCTACGAGATCCTCGTCGATGGCGTGGTGAGCCTGACGGGCTTCCCGAATGCCGCGCTGGTGCGCCTTGAGAACGAAGGCGAGTCGGCGGAACTACTCGCCGCGAGGGGCCAGGTCGTGGATCGTTTCGGACGCCCGTCGATCAGCCGCTCGATCGTGCGACGCGCGAGCAGCGGTCCGATCGTGATTCGGGATGCAGGCTTCGAAGAGGGACCGCAGAACGGAACGATCAACACGCTCCACATCAGCCGAGCGATCTGTCTCCCCGTGGAACACGGCGCGGTTCGATTCGGCTTCCTCTATCTCGATGACCGCGACTCAGCCGACACCACACGCGACATCGCGGCCGTGGCAAATGCGGCACATGTTCTGGTCCGCCTCGCGGCGCTCAGCCTTGCGAACTTGGCGCGACTTCGCATGGAACAGCGGCTCCAGGAGGAGCAGCGCCTCATGTTCGGCGGCACCATGCATGCCCTCATCTCCGCCATCGATGCCAAGGATCGCTACACGCGCGGTCACTCCGACCGAGTGTCCGCCTTCGCAGCGCTCCTGGCCGAGCAGGCAAACCTTGGCACCGAGATGATCGAACGAGCGCGGCTCTGCGGATTGGTCCACGACATCGGCAAGATCGGCGTTCCGGAGTCGATCCTCTCCAAGCCCGGCCGCCTCACCGACGAGGAGTTCGCGGCCATCGCCGCGCATCCGCAGATCGGCTTCGACATCCTGCGCGACATTCCGCAGATGCGCGAAGTGCTCTGCGGAGTGCTCGAACACCATGAGCGCTGGGATGGCACCGGCTATCCGCAGGGCAAGAAGGGCGAAGAGATCTCGCTGCTTGGCAGGATCATCTGCCTCGCCGATTGTTTCGATGCGATGACCAGCGCCCGAACCTATCGACCCGCGCGCACCATCGACGAGGTGCTCGAAGAGATCCGTCGCTGCCTCGGCACACACTTTGATCCGAAGTTGGGCGAGGCTTTCCTGTCGATTCCAATCGAGCGCCTTCGTCCGCATGTTGCGCCGCCACCGGCGCCGGTCGACGAGGTCCCCTCGGGCGAGACGCGAGCGGTCCCCATGCCGTCGCCATCGGCAAGCCGAAGCGCGGCGGCCTGA
- a CDS encoding AI-2E family transporter — protein MSDSSSSTRGGAASRALVVLAMFMIVCAGLRAGAELVVPFLCAVFLAIISLPPMAALHRAGLPKWASLAVVLVVVLAILVIFGWLLARGLLGFPQQLPRYQVILQQEISKIVDWLREREIDIPPEMVKEQLDASRILAYMGNFLTAMVGVAKTGFFVLLTWTFIIAEAAALPDKLHRAFGSSASDLSRYRGMMQDVQRYLAFKSGTNLLAALLVWFSCWLLGTPYALPLAIFAFFLNYVPVFGPIIAAVPAVLLTLAQGGPMAAMWMIVCQVALNVIVGSLIEPRLFGSRFGLSPLVVLLSLVFWGWLLGPVGMFLSVPLTMVAKILLANTREFRWLAVMLGTGSETIIAPDAGARTSASATGSIPR, from the coding sequence ATGAGCGACTCCTCCAGTTCAACTCGCGGCGGCGCCGCCTCCCGCGCACTGGTCGTGCTGGCCATGTTCATGATCGTCTGCGCCGGCTTGCGTGCCGGTGCAGAGCTGGTCGTCCCCTTCCTCTGCGCGGTGTTCCTCGCCATCATCTCGCTGCCGCCGATGGCAGCGCTCCACCGCGCTGGCCTTCCGAAGTGGGCCAGCCTCGCCGTCGTCCTCGTGGTGGTCCTGGCGATTCTCGTCATCTTCGGCTGGTTGCTTGCGCGAGGGCTGCTCGGCTTCCCCCAGCAACTGCCGCGCTATCAGGTCATCCTGCAACAGGAGATCTCGAAGATCGTCGACTGGCTGCGCGAGCGCGAGATCGACATCCCACCGGAGATGGTGAAGGAGCAGCTCGACGCGTCGCGCATTCTCGCCTACATGGGGAACTTCCTCACCGCGATGGTGGGTGTGGCGAAGACCGGCTTCTTCGTGCTGCTGACTTGGACTTTCATCATCGCGGAAGCGGCGGCGCTCCCGGACAAGCTGCACCGCGCGTTCGGTTCAAGCGCCTCCGATCTCTCGCGCTATCGCGGCATGATGCAGGATGTGCAGCGCTATCTCGCCTTCAAGTCGGGCACCAATCTCCTCGCGGCGCTGCTGGTCTGGTTCTCCTGCTGGCTGCTCGGAACGCCGTACGCGCTCCCGCTCGCGATCTTCGCCTTCTTCCTGAACTATGTGCCGGTCTTCGGTCCCATCATCGCCGCGGTGCCGGCCGTGCTGCTGACGCTGGCGCAGGGCGGACCCATGGCGGCCATGTGGATGATTGTCTGCCAAGTCGCCCTCAATGTGATCGTGGGAAGCCTGATCGAGCCGCGCCTCTTCGGATCGCGCTTCGGCCTGAGCCCGCTGGTGGTCCTGCTGAGCCTCGTCTTCTGGGGCTGGCTGCTCGGGCCCGTCGGCATGTTCCTGAGCGTGCCTCTGACGATGGTCGCCAAGATTCTCCTCGCGAACACGCGCGAGTTCCGCTGGCTTGCGGTCATGCTCGGCACCGGCTCCGAGACGATCATCGCACCCGATGCAGGCGCACGAACCTCCGCCTCGGCGACGGGCTCAATCCCGCGATGA
- a CDS encoding PQQ-dependent sugar dehydrogenase: MGGLLLLASGAHADSPALDQVSTTTPASSAQGAASPAAPPAPTQGSASVELPAIPEVRVRRILPSLVLKRPLQVVQAPGDESRILILEQAGRVLRVDPSDRSVRQGDIFLDIRKRVNDRNNEEGLLSLAFHPEYEKNRTFFVYYTAEPPKRSVLSRFRASDDGSRGIADSEEILLEIEQPYWNHNGGTVCFGPDGMLYLGVGDGGAANDPLQAGQDLGQWLGKILRIDVNRRDQGRRYAVPQDNPFVGVRGARPEIWAYGLRNPWRMAFDRETGELWTGDVGQNDWEEIDIIVRGGNYGWNVREGKHSFPRGKPGSFGSEYIDPIIDYGRHEGISVTGGAVWRSTKFPAMNGVYIYGDFGSGALWGLRHKDGTTLGPKVFVKSGRSKWSSIDQINDGTILLTSMEGGERGPGAIFEIVPARGESGGSEPAGDEE; the protein is encoded by the coding sequence ATGGGTGGCCTGCTCCTCCTCGCATCCGGTGCCCACGCCGACTCGCCGGCCCTCGATCAAGTGTCGACCACCACGCCCGCCTCGTCCGCCCAGGGCGCGGCGTCACCAGCGGCGCCCCCTGCACCGACACAGGGCTCCGCGTCGGTCGAACTTCCTGCCATTCCCGAAGTCCGGGTGCGGCGCATCCTTCCATCGCTGGTTCTGAAGCGACCACTTCAAGTGGTGCAGGCGCCGGGCGATGAGTCGAGGATCCTCATTCTGGAACAGGCTGGTCGAGTTCTGCGCGTGGACCCGAGCGATCGTTCAGTGCGCCAAGGCGACATCTTCCTCGACATCCGCAAGCGCGTGAACGATCGCAACAACGAGGAGGGCCTGCTCTCGCTCGCCTTCCACCCGGAGTATGAGAAGAACAGAACCTTCTTCGTCTACTACACGGCCGAGCCGCCCAAGCGCAGCGTCTTGAGTCGCTTCCGCGCCAGCGACGACGGATCGCGTGGCATCGCCGACAGCGAAGAGATCCTGCTTGAAATCGAACAGCCCTACTGGAACCACAATGGTGGAACCGTCTGCTTCGGCCCCGATGGAATGCTCTACCTCGGTGTCGGCGACGGCGGAGCCGCGAATGATCCACTTCAGGCCGGTCAGGACCTCGGGCAGTGGCTCGGCAAGATCCTCCGGATCGATGTGAACCGCCGCGATCAGGGGCGTCGCTACGCCGTCCCGCAGGACAACCCCTTTGTCGGTGTGCGCGGCGCGCGGCCGGAGATCTGGGCCTATGGCCTGCGTAATCCATGGCGCATGGCCTTCGATCGCGAAACGGGAGAGTTGTGGACCGGCGATGTCGGCCAGAACGATTGGGAGGAGATCGACATCATCGTGCGCGGTGGCAACTACGGGTGGAATGTGCGCGAGGGCAAGCACAGCTTCCCCCGTGGCAAGCCCGGCAGTTTCGGCTCGGAGTACATCGATCCGATCATCGACTACGGCCGTCACGAGGGCATCTCCGTCACGGGCGGCGCGGTGTGGCGCTCGACGAAGTTTCCCGCGATGAACGGTGTCTACATCTATGGTGACTTCGGGAGTGGCGCGCTTTGGGGATTGCGCCACAAGGATGGCACGACGCTGGGCCCGAAGGTCTTCGTCAAGAGCGGCCGAAGCAAGTGGTCGAGCATTGACCAGATCAATGACGGCACCATTCTGCTCACCAGCATGGAGGGTGGAGAGCGAGGGCCGGGCGCGATCTTCGAGATTGTTCCGGCTCGCGGTGAGTCCGGTGGCAGCGAGCCGGCCGGCGATGAGGAGTGA
- a CDS encoding metallophosphoesterase translates to MAALFISGDTHFGHQEAISLFARPFDTTEAMDSALVARINERVGRRDTLIHIGDFCGPAAWSKRSVRRRASEVRAEIRCRRIILVRGNHDPQGVKAFDRLFEEVTDLLSIRLRDGSRGRLNLCHYPLRVWRGQFKGAMLGYGHTHGTVAELDRSTDVGVDCWDFSPIEVTELANFLRTREVRVPQAWPRIQPTRSPLDPMS, encoded by the coding sequence ATGGCTGCACTTTTCATCAGCGGGGACACCCACTTCGGCCACCAGGAGGCGATCTCACTCTTTGCAAGACCGTTCGACACGACCGAGGCCATGGACTCTGCGTTGGTCGCGCGGATCAATGAGCGCGTCGGTCGCCGGGACACCCTCATCCACATTGGTGACTTCTGCGGACCTGCGGCATGGTCGAAGCGATCGGTCCGCCGCAGGGCCTCCGAGGTCCGCGCGGAGATCCGCTGCCGACGGATCATTCTCGTGCGAGGCAACCATGACCCGCAGGGCGTGAAGGCGTTCGATCGCCTCTTTGAGGAAGTGACGGATCTGCTTTCGATCCGACTCCGCGACGGATCGCGCGGGCGCCTCAACCTCTGTCACTATCCGCTGCGAGTCTGGCGCGGTCAGTTCAAAGGTGCCATGCTTGGCTACGGGCACACCCACGGCACCGTGGCCGAGCTCGATCGCAGCACCGATGTCGGCGTGGACTGCTGGGACTTCTCGCCGATCGAAGTCACGGAACTCGCGAACTTCCTGCGAACCCGTGAGGTTCGCGTGCCCCAGGCGTGGCCGCGCATCCAGCCGACGCGCTCGCCCCTCGACCCGATGTCATGA